The genomic interval aagcacaaattactaaaacttaactttaaaaaatgaagaatataaaaataaaagctaattcagaatattaataaattcagtattgtacataaataatattaaaataactgacAGGGACCTCCTTGTTACATGTCAGATCAATTTGATTGTTACATTTTAAGCCTGgtctaaattaataaatgcaactactaattaatattaaacttttGTTTAAGGCACACTTTAAgtttttcaccaaaaaatatgaatgaataattttacCTTTTGGTTTGCATCCATCAAGTTACTGAAAATACCACAAAAAATTATCGGATGAGGTGCAATCTGTTAAATTAATTAAGTCACAACATTAATTACTATTAAAGTAATTAAGTCATTATATTAAATGACTATTTTGTGTACATactgtttgtttgattttaaaattactcatacagtgatataagattttggtcataccaCCCACCTATACGAgtatatttttagtgttttgtgtgtgtgtgagtgtgtgtgtgtgtgcgtgtgtgtgtgtgctttgagAAATAATCAGCACAGATAAAAGCCTGAGCCATGCgcagataaaaaaaacattcattcacATTTTAAGGAAAATCTCAGTAAAAATTACACATGGAACTAGTCACGGTCTGTACAGCACAGAACTAATTGTGTTTTCACAGAACTGGTGAGTAAAATAGATCCTGAAGTATTTTGCTGCTGTTTTAATGAAGCCTTGAATTTGGTTGTGTGTTGTAGGTGTTTTTGGTGAAGAAGACTACGGGCCCAGATGCAGGACAGCTGTACGCAATGAAAGTGCTGAAAAAAGCCACATTAAAAGGTATTAAGTCAACCAATATGGTTTTTCAGTGGCCAATGCTGACATCTAGAATATAATGTTGCTCTCTCACTGACATACCTGATGATTTTTGCGTTAATTGcgtaaaatgcaatttatcatcgtgcaaaaaaacagaaagcacAAGCTTTTGTGTTAGGTTGTTATGTTGTAATGCTAAATATAACAGTAgaattgtgtgtatttatgatCTCCTGGGACCTAATGTGAGATCTGCCAATCAGAGAGGTTCCTGAATCTCAATCGTTTTTTTGATTGGataaaatgaatggagactATCTCGCGTTTTCCTGTGGGTGCTCAGCCATTTTACATGGGTGATCAGGGCCTATTCTGtcgtggccaaaagtgatgtccggcctaagaaaatattcaaatatttgtaaaaatttgttaaagattttgtaagcatattgcgtagttatgcttggagtcaattgctttatttgtgataacgcaatgaaTCATGCCAAATTGTGCAAACATAAcatatgcaaaaacaagagtGAACCGacatattaataactgattatgttgtagtcaatgtatgctttttcaaattttttgcatagtaaaataaaacctgtagctgtagtttgcctttttttgccaaataattttgtcagataaataccttaaccaaatttagtgttttgttctttcctcatatttaaaaaaatatataatattttcctcatattttgatcgAACTTGACATCTATGTATTATCAATTATATCATCCCATTGACAAGATTGTTGGTACATTTTGAAATTGACACAAAGGGCAAATTCTGTTACACTTTGACTTCTGTAAGCTCTATTATTGAACACATCCAATGCTCTCTGAATAGTCACTTATCGACATGGGTCATATATCATCTATAAATAGCATGAAGTATGAGCTGGCAAATGCGACTCTTTGAAACAAAGGCAATAAAACAAGGCGGAAGGCTTTTAACTTCAGTTGGCTTTAATCCTGTTGCGAAAGTGCGAATTAATTGATTTTGTCCTCGACAGGAAGTTTTACAGTTGTGCAAGCCAAGATATTACAGGCAGTTCAAAAGTCTCATTAACTTAAGAGACTCTAGATCACTCAGAGAAACTTCCTAAGCATTtactctcattttctcacaataaCCAGTTTAAGTTCTGTTTATTCCAGTGTTTTGGTTGGTTAATTCCCAGTTGTAGCTCTTTAAGAATGTAAATCGATGTTCGTGCAAAGGTTCAACTACACAAAACAGCCCCTCCAGATGATAAACACATCCACATCCACATGAGTAAAATGACTCTCCTCCCCTTACAGCTCTCAGCTTCGCTTGTCTCTCTTGCGCTGCATTTTTCTCCCTCCTTTATTTAATTAGTCATCCGGTGCCATCTGCGTAATTCTGCTGTGCCAGTTTTCTGGGCGGGGGGGGCATTGTTAGAGGGGAGAGAAAATGTTGTTAGTAAACTCAATAGAAGTAAACAAAAGTGTCGTTATTTATGCATGTTTTCAGTACGAGATCGGGTCAGGACTAAGATGGAGCGGGACATCCTGGTGGAGGTTAATCATCCCTTTATTGTTAAGCTACACTATGGTAAGTGCAGGTCATCAGCCAATCAATGGTAACCATGAACCCGTTCCCTCTTTCTCACACTCTTCTTGTGTACTTCCTGCAGCATTCCAGACTGAAGGAAAGCTCTATCTGATTCTGGACTTTTTAAGAGGAGGCGATCTCTTTACTCGACTGTCAAAAGAGGTAAATAGTGAATGGTTACCCCAAGCATGATAGTCTTAGTCACATAACCAAGTTGCTTATTCTCGCCACGACTGCCCACTTGGATAGGACGAGACTGTCTGATTGACATGTAAAGCATGTGTTCTCTTTCCTCAGGTGATGTTCACAGAGGAGGATGTGAAGTTTTATCTGGCCGAACTGGCTTTGGCTCTGGATCATCTGCATGGACTAGGCATCATCTACAGAGACCTGAAACCAGAGAAGTACTGaatgttttcaaataaacacagttAAGAGTAGGATAGAGTAGAATAATTCaacttaatgaataaaaattgtcatgatttattatttcattcgaaaaatttttttaaaacaaagaaaccaagcttttaaaaagtgcacaaaATATGGAAATGACTGGAAAGTTAAGTCATTATTTAATCATTGTTTTTCATAGTGCTTTTtgtctgtttaaaaaaacaaaaacaaagggaAGTATGGAAAGAAAATTGtggaaattaaaacaaaaaacttttattcagcaaggatgctttaagttgatcaaatgtgacagtaaagacattaataatgttacaaaagaatgTATtagggtttccacaaaaatattaagcagcacaactgtttatgagtatattagaatgatttctaaaggatcatgtgacactgaagactggagtaatgatgctgaaaattcaggtttacattttgaaatatataaaaatagaaaaaaaaatacaattctaataatatttcacaatattactatttttactctatttttgttcaaataaatgaagccttagTGAGctcaagagatttttttttttttttttaaattcccgAACATTTAAAaggtagtgtatattctttCTTTCCATACTTCCTTTTGTACTTTAGTTTTCATTGTTTGTCAATCAAAACACCTTCACTTGTTCTCCTTTTTTAATCCTTCCTCATTACTGTCTTTGAGGTTGTCCATAAATCACTTTTATGTCTGGAGAGAATAAGGCTATAAAAATAATCGTTGTAGTCTTGTAGCCGTGACACATAGAGATATGTCCTTATGGCTTAGGGTGGGAATGGCGATAGAAAGTAAGGGGACCCTTTGTGTGAGCGTGATCATGCTCTAGTAAATGGCTTTTTAATGCTGTGAATCTGTGTAATTTCAGCATTCTCCTGGATGAGGACGGCCACATAAAGCTGACAGGTAGGTAATTTCAGATTGCTGGAATGGCTGCATCAGCATGGTGCCACCTTGAGAGTTTAGGGCTTTGTAttgataccgtttgtctgcaGCCTCATGGGAGAGACGCTTTAACCTTCACTCTGTAGAGGTTTATGACCATCTAAACCACACTATATGAGAAGGTGAACTGCACAGAACTAATATGTGGAAAATTAGATTTTGTAGAATGATTGTGGGAAACTGATATTGGGCCCAGTGCtattttagtatgatttatatactaaaatagcatttataaatgtttagaattacttttaatatttctatttagctatcatttagttttagtcatattaaTACTTAgacttattttaatttcaggTAGTTGTTAAAGGTATAggtcactcaaaaatgaaaattatcccatgatttactcaccctcaagccatcctaggtgtatatgactttcttctttcagtcaaacacaatctgagttatattaaaaaatatcctggctcttcccagctttagCTTCCAGTAACATCCGTCCACGCGTTCACAAGAGTCGAGTTCTggcgtatgacgtaggatgtaggagtagcataCGCTTAGTTGAGAGCACACACCTCTCGCGGTTTTGGGCAACAAACTTAAGCTCCTCCTGAcattttctctttaaatgtcctctaattcatgaccagtgttttgCTCTATCTTCTGCGCTTCTGTGTTCGTCAGTACGTCATGCATTGAGTCTAAGTACACTCTGGATattaaaatatggatatttttctcgcaaaaacgcattgctttgcctttattaaccccctggagccgtatggattacttttatggtggatggatgcgcttttttgggcttcaaaatctcagttactattcactcctattataaagcttggaatataatataactccaattgtgcttggctgaaagaagaaagtcatatacacctaggatggcttgaggatgaataaattatgggatcattttcatttttgggtgaattaaccctttaaggaagcatttctaatttttgtttatttttcatttttaggtttaattttttatctaatatttattttattttacttcagcttcatttcaattaactaaaatgattttaatagttttcattGTAGTTTTAGTTGACATTAAAATAACAACACTGCCGTActgaaagtgtgtttgtgtgtgtcttcaGATTTTGGACTCAGTAAGGAGTCGATCGATCatgaaaataaagcatattctTTCTGCGGGACGGTAGAGTATATGGCTCCTGAGGTGGTGAACCGAAGAGGACACACTTATAGCGCTGACTGGTGGTCTTACGGTGTACTCATGGTAAGGGAGTGCCActtcctgtttttatttttgtctattGAGAATTTTATAAACATTCCCGTTAAGGGTGAAAAGGGGAGTTATTTTGTTTGCtcattaaaagttttattttatataattctttttttttttctttttttttttttttttttattattttattattttaaaatgcatttaagtcattttaaaatataattattaaataacaattattataaaatgataaattaaatcTTGAACACTTCTTAAACTGGGCTGGAACAATCTGGAATAGTGTTTCAGCACCTTCAACCATCAGTCAGTGTGACATCAGCCAGTtcataataaacagaaaatcactgaGAAACAACTTGTTTTGTTCTCCATCCACAGTTTGAAATGCTGACAGGAACGCTGCCTTTCCAAGGCAAGGACCGCAAGGAAACCATGACTATGATTCTAAAGTAAGTGTGACGGCTTCATCCTTCCGCCTTCTCGGTGGAGCACTATAATCTAAACACAGTCATCCAGTCTGAGTGGGAAAAGCCAGCGGAATTGGTCTGAATAACATCTGGATGCTAAGTGCTGTAGTGATGAGGATAAGCCTTTGGTTTAGCTGACAGTGCTATTTAGCCTAAAGACTAACCACTTAACCATCAGTAAACATGGAACCGCACAAAACACACGTCACGTCATAAAGCGGCCTGCTGAGGGGTGAATAGCGCTCAGGCATGCCACACTAGCGCTGCTGTGGTGGATGAATATAATCAAAGGTCTGCATACAGTTTGACGACTTTGATAAACTGTAGTAATGTGGTTTTAGTGGGATGACTACAGAGTGAAGGCGAGATGAGGGTTTGTCAATTACAGTGTTCATTTGAGGCTTCTGCAGAGGACTGATAAGAACCGACAATTGCCACTGATATGAATACACAAAGTGTTAGCTGTGGAGGTGACATCAGTGCATATGACAGTGAGTGACTTTGTCTTTGTCCTCCTTTGTGTTATCTGACCTCTAGACTTGTgtagacagatttttttttttttaccataatttGACTATCACCACAAGGACTGACACACGTTGCAACACATTCTGGTCAAAAAACTGCCCACTTAGATAGGAttagataaattaactatacATTTTACTAGTCATGCAAGGGTAGGCAAATTGGAAGTGAAAAACTATGTAGAAAAACACTTAATTGATTGACAGAACATTAGAATGAGAATGTTTCAATCTGATTACCATACTTACCAGGACTTACCATAGTGTAGCTTAATAATAAAGGGATGATCAACGTCCATCAGGATGACCTTTCATTATGCATCAAATTGTATGTGAACTTTCCGACCTCTAGCTTGACTTTTGACCTCTCCTTTTGTAGGGCGAAGCTGGGAATGCCTCAGTTTCTGAGTTCAGAAGCTCAGAGTCTCCTCAGGAGCCTTTTCAAACGAAACCCTTCCAATAGATTAGGTAAGCTTACTCTTATGCActactgtgcaaaagtttggggtcaaacttttttattcatcaaagaatcctgaaaaaatatatcatggtttccacaaaaatattaagcagcagaactgttttcaacattggtaataatacaaaatgtttcttgagcaccaaatcagcatattagaatgatttctgaaggatcatgtgacactgaagactggagtaatgatgctgaaaattcagctttgccatcactggaataaattacattttaaaatatatactaaaatagaaaaatatattttttttaattataataatatttcaaaatattactgtatttttgatcaaataaatgcagacttggtgggCAAAAGAGAACTTTCAAGTttcaaaaactttcaaaaatcttaccgaccccaaacttttgaacaatagtgtactAGACTGAATAGATGTTCATTACTGTCTATTAagttatgcatattttattttaaacttgacTGTGCTTATCTGCAGGTGCTGGTGCAGATGGAGTTGAAGAGATAAAGAGACACCCGTTTTATGCTACCATTGACTGGAATGTGAGTTTTTACAGgaacatgcatttacaatgAAGAAGTGACACTCTTATCAATGCATGGtggttttaaaggttttttccTGCTTTGTTTGTCTAAGAAATTATTTAGAAGAGAAATTCACCCGCCCTTCAAACCAGCCTCTGGGAGACCAGACGACACATTCTACTTTGACCCAGAATTTACAGCAAAAACTCCCAAAGGTACATCAGCTTATAACCGAATGTGTCTGACACTAGATCAGGTAGACTGCGTTTACCGTCCTTCTTTAATCCCCTCTCagacaaatacacaaaaacctATTTAATTAAATGCTGCTAGACCTTTTGAAATCTGTCGGATTATTTGATGGTGTATTTAATGACTAGATCAAAACCGCTGTGTGTTTTCGTGTAGACTCACCAGGTGTACCCCCTAGTGCCAATGCCAATCAACTCTTCAGAGGTTTTAGTTTTGTGGCCATCACCTCAGAAGAAGAGTCTCAACCCCTGCAGAACAGTATGAGCTCTATAGTTCAGGTATACACTCTTATGGGTAACACATTTTACTCCAAATCACGCCTCTTTCCTCATAGTATATGCTGTGATGACTGTGTTTAAGGCCTAGTTATGAGTCATATTTTATGTCAGCATTACATCTGGTTGTTTTCTCTCTGTAGCAGCTCCACAGAAACGTGTCTCAGTTTAATGACACATATGAGGTGAAGGAGGATATCGGAGTTGGCTCGTATTCCATCTGCAGACGCTGCATACAGAAAAGCACAGGCATGGAGTATGCCGTGAAGGTGAGGAGAGAGACATTAAACCAACACACTTTCATTTAGGCAGTAAATCTCAAATagaccacccagaacaccttggCAAATTGATAGcaa from Ctenopharyngodon idella isolate HZGC_01 chromosome 23, HZGC01, whole genome shotgun sequence carries:
- the rps6ka3b gene encoding ribosomal protein S6 kinase alpha-3 isoform X7, with translation MLKMFPLRIRQRNTREEVSVKEISITHHVKEGSEKADPQQFELRKVLGQGSFGKVFLVKKTTGPDAGQLYAMKVLKKATLKVRDRVRTKMERDILVEVNHPFIVKLHYAFQTEGKLYLILDFLRGGDLFTRLSKEVMFTEEDVKFYLAELALALDHLHGLGIIYRDLKPENILLDEDGHIKLTDFGLSKESIDHENKAYSFCGTVEYMAPEVVNRRGHTYSADWWSYGVLMFEMLTGTLPFQGKDRKETMTMILKAKLGMPQFLSSEAQSLLRSLFKRNPSNRLGAGADGVEEIKRHPFYATIDWNKLFRREIHPPFKPASGRPDDTFYFDPEFTAKTPKDSPGVPPSANANQLFRGFSFVAITSEEESQPLQNSMSSIVQQLHRNVSQFNDTYEVKEDIGVGSYSICRRCIQKSTGMEYAVKIINKAKRDPTDEVEILLRYGQHPNIITLKDVYDDGRSVYLVTELLKGGELLDKILRQKFFSEREASAVLYTITKTVEYLHTQGVVHRDLKPSNILYVDESGNPESIRICDFGFAKQLRAENGLLMTPCYTANFVAPEVLKKQGYDAACDIWSLGVLLYTMLTGFTPFANGPEDTPEEILARIGSGKFSLTGGYWNSVSLEAKDLVSKMLHVDPHQRLTAAQVLRHPWIIHKDQLPKYQLNRQDAPHLVKGAMAATYSALNRNVPPVLEPVGCSILAQRRGVKKLTSTAL
- the rps6ka3b gene encoding ribosomal protein S6 kinase alpha-3 isoform X6 — its product is MPLAQLVDPWRKMAIGSAASETEPHHVLEDSTGEDENLSCQEEVSVKEISITHHVKEGSEKADPQQFELRKVLGQGSFGKVFLVKKTTGPDAGQLYAMKVLKKATLKVRDRVRTKMERDILVEVNHPFIVKLHYAFQTEGKLYLILDFLRGGDLFTRLSKEVMFTEEDVKFYLAELALALDHLHGLGIIYRDLKPENILLDEDGHIKLTDFGLSKESIDHENKAYSFCGTVEYMAPEVVNRRGHTYSADWWSYGVLMFEMLTGTLPFQGKDRKETMTMILKAKLGMPQFLSSEAQSLLRSLFKRNPSNRLGAGADGVEEIKRHPFYATIDWNKLFRREIHPPFKPASGRPDDTFYFDPEFTAKTPKDSPGVPPSANANQLFRGFSFVAITSEEESQPLQNSMSSIVQQLHRNVSQFNDTYEVKEDIGVGSYSICRRCIQKSTGMEYAVKIINKAKRDPTDEVEILLRYGQHPNIITLKDVYDDGRSVYLVTELLKGGELLDKILRQKFFSEREASAVLYTITKTVEYLHTQGVVHRDLKPSNILYVDESGNPESIRICDFGFAKQLRAENGLLMTPCYTANFVAPEVLKKQGYDAACDIWSLGVLLYTMLTGFTPFANGPEDTPEEILARIGSGKFSLTGGYWNSVSLEAKDLVSKMLHVDPHQRLTAAQVLRHPWIIHKDQLPKYQLNRQDAPHLVKGAMAATYSALNRNVPPVLEPVGCSILAQRRGVKKLTSTAL